Proteins from one Acetobacteroides hydrogenigenes genomic window:
- the asnS gene encoding asparagine--tRNA ligase produces MQPGGRLKIKDLLRSNSVGSEVTAKGWVRTKRGNKNVAFIALNDGSTINNIQVVVEVSNFNEELLKQITTGACLKVVGTLVESVGSGQSVEMLAKEIEIYGTADANTYPLQKKGHSLEFLREIAHLRPRTNTFGAVLRIRHAMAYAIHKYFNDRGFFYLHTPIITGSDAEGAGAMFQVTTLDLNNPPRTEDGKIDYTQDFFGKSTNLTVSGQLEGELGAMALSEIYTFGPTFRAENSNTPRHLAEFWMIEPEMAFYEIVDNMNLAEDFLKNLIQYALDNCMEDLEFLNKMYDEELIERLKFVVSNDFVRLPYTEAIDILMASGHKFEFPVSWGLDLQSEHERYLVEKHFMKPVILTDYPKEIKAFYMKQNPDGKTVRAMDVLFPKIGEIIGGSQREENYEKLMDRITELEIPEKDMWWYLDTRRFGTAPHSGFGLGFERLLLFVTGMGNIRDVIPFPRTPNTAEF; encoded by the coding sequence ATGCAACCCGGAGGACGACTTAAGATTAAGGATCTGCTCCGCTCCAACAGCGTTGGCAGCGAAGTCACTGCAAAAGGTTGGGTACGCACCAAGCGTGGCAACAAGAACGTAGCATTTATCGCACTGAACGACGGTTCTACCATTAATAATATACAAGTAGTTGTTGAGGTTTCGAATTTCAACGAGGAGCTGCTTAAGCAGATAACTACAGGTGCTTGCCTTAAGGTTGTTGGGACGCTGGTTGAGTCGGTAGGCTCGGGCCAAAGCGTAGAGATGCTCGCTAAGGAGATCGAGATTTACGGTACGGCCGATGCCAACACCTACCCACTTCAGAAGAAGGGACACTCGCTGGAGTTCCTTAGGGAGATTGCCCACCTGCGTCCACGTACCAACACGTTTGGCGCGGTGCTTCGCATCCGCCATGCCATGGCCTACGCTATCCACAAGTACTTTAACGATAGAGGATTTTTCTACCTGCATACCCCCATCATTACCGGTTCGGATGCCGAAGGGGCCGGAGCCATGTTTCAGGTAACCACGCTGGACTTGAACAACCCACCCCGTACCGAGGATGGTAAGATCGACTATACCCAGGACTTCTTTGGTAAGTCGACCAACCTTACCGTATCGGGGCAGCTCGAAGGCGAGCTAGGAGCCATGGCGCTATCGGAGATCTACACCTTTGGGCCAACCTTCCGTGCCGAGAACTCGAACACTCCTCGCCACCTTGCAGAATTCTGGATGATTGAGCCGGAAATGGCCTTCTACGAGATAGTGGACAACATGAACCTTGCCGAGGACTTCCTAAAGAACCTCATCCAGTACGCGCTGGATAACTGCATGGAGGATCTCGAGTTCCTTAACAAGATGTACGATGAGGAGCTAATCGAGCGCCTGAAGTTTGTTGTTAGCAACGACTTCGTTCGCCTACCATATACCGAGGCTATCGATATTCTTATGGCCAGCGGCCATAAGTTCGAATTCCCTGTTAGCTGGGGGCTCGACCTACAATCGGAGCACGAGCGCTACCTTGTTGAGAAGCACTTCATGAAGCCCGTAATCCTAACCGACTATCCAAAGGAGATTAAGGCTTTCTACATGAAGCAAAATCCCGATGGCAAAACTGTTCGTGCCATGGACGTGCTTTTCCCAAAGATTGGCGAAATCATTGGAGGATCGCAGCGTGAGGAGAACTACGAAAAGCTGATGGACCGTATTACCGAGCTGGAGATTCCAGAAAAGGATATGTGGTGGTATCTGGATACTCGTAGGTTTGGAACTGCGCCACACTCGGGATTCGGACTTGGGTTCGAGCGCCTACTGCTATTTGTTACCGGTATGGGCAACATCCGCGATGTTATTCCATTCCCTCGTACCCCAAATACTGCAGAGTTTTAA
- a CDS encoding PDZ domain-containing protein produces MKRFVEYFLGVIVVLLVVASPLYAEAAPKPNPFYNHFRFVDSTKKYTKVKFKFINNHIIIPFSVNGSDSLMFILDTGLSGVMVTALQDNRVLTLNYARKIMLQGLGKGKSIEALASTQNTFRMPDIIGENVDILVAMDDIFDFSIRTGMLINGIIGGVFFKNFIVEIDYPNGVLKIWNPKFYKRSKMRRYKQYDLDIPDDKCFVKLNVSTNGKSSPMKFLVDSGLSNPIWIDTRSETVLVPAANSIYSYLGYGLNGDIYGRVSRIPKVRIGDFSFKSIIAAFPDTAYIGSAENLNYRNGSIGSEILRRFNVVLNYPDKKIGLRPNTNFKNVFFMDMSGIEVGSISPGYPGYKVITVRENSPADKAGLRVGDQIISINEKFCLTMKMNDLMGILNGKKGDVIRMEVLREGNPIKVQFILKDVL; encoded by the coding sequence ATGAAGCGTTTCGTCGAGTATTTCCTTGGTGTTATTGTTGTTCTGTTGGTTGTAGCGTCTCCGTTATACGCAGAGGCTGCTCCAAAACCCAATCCGTTTTACAATCACTTCCGGTTTGTCGATAGCACAAAAAAGTATACTAAGGTAAAGTTCAAATTTATCAACAACCATATCATCATCCCCTTTTCGGTTAATGGCTCCGACTCCTTAATGTTTATCCTAGACACAGGGCTTAGCGGTGTTATGGTCACTGCATTGCAGGATAACCGCGTACTTACGCTCAACTATGCGCGTAAAATTATGCTTCAGGGGTTGGGCAAGGGCAAGTCTATTGAAGCGCTTGCCAGTACGCAAAATACCTTCCGCATGCCCGACATCATAGGCGAAAATGTGGATATTCTGGTGGCGATGGATGATATCTTCGACTTTTCTATCCGAACGGGAATGTTGATCAACGGCATAATTGGAGGCGTTTTTTTTAAGAATTTTATAGTAGAAATAGACTATCCCAATGGTGTTCTTAAAATTTGGAACCCTAAGTTCTACAAGCGTTCGAAGATGAGGCGTTACAAGCAGTACGACCTCGACATTCCCGATGATAAGTGCTTCGTAAAGCTCAACGTTAGTACGAATGGAAAGAGTTCGCCAATGAAGTTCCTTGTCGATTCGGGGCTCAGCAACCCTATTTGGATCGATACCCGTAGCGAAACGGTACTTGTTCCAGCGGCAAATAGCATTTACAGCTACCTAGGCTACGGGCTTAACGGCGATATCTACGGCAGGGTAAGCCGCATTCCCAAAGTTCGAATTGGCGATTTTAGCTTTAAAAGCATTATTGCAGCCTTTCCGGATACCGCTTATATTGGCAGCGCAGAGAACTTGAACTATCGGAATGGGAGCATCGGATCCGAAATCCTGAGGCGCTTTAACGTGGTGCTCAACTATCCCGATAAAAAAATCGGACTCCGCCCCAATACGAATTTCAAGAATGTTTTCTTTATGGATATGAGCGGTATTGAAGTAGGCTCAATATCTCCTGGTTATCCTGGTTACAAAGTAATAACTGTTCGGGAAAACTCGCCTGCCGATAAGGCCGGCTTGCGAGTTGGCGATCAAATAATATCCATAAACGAAAAGTTCTGCCTTACGATGAAAATGAACGATCTGATGGGAATTCTTAACGGGAAAAAGGGGGATGTCATTCGCATGGAGGTGCTTCGGGAGGGTAATCCTATTAAGGTTCAGTTTATCCTGAAAGATGTGCTGTAG